TTCGTCTGGCCGCCGCGCTCGAGGCGTCCGGTCGCGGACACGGTCACCGCTTTGCCCGCGGGCAGGGTCGAGAGATCGCTCTTCTTGAAGGTCGCGACGAGCGTGCGTCCATGGCCGCTGCACCTGACCGACACGGCTGCGGCGCCTTGAAGTCGGACGTCACTGACACGCCATGCAGCGAGGTCGCCGATGTCGGCGGTGAGAATGACGTCGACCCGCCCGGCAGTCGTACGAAGGTTGAGGGCTGACGGCATGTGCATCTGGACCAGAGGGCTCGTTTGCGCGAGCACACGGGTGCCGTCGTACGAGAGTCGACCGGCGCGATCCTTGTCCCAGCGGGAGAACCACCCCTCCCAGGCCGTCCACGCGGTGTCGACACTGACGTTGTGGTTCCGTGCTGCGGTGATGCCGTACATGTACAGCGGGATGCCCTGGTCGTTGTTCCATCGCTGCAGCGTCGTTCTCTCGAGCATCCCCACGCCGGTCTGCGTCGAGTCGGGTTCGTCGACGAGGCCGACGTCGTTCCGCTCGAGCCAGTACGAGACCAGGTCTCGCAGGTTCCCCGGGTTGGAGAGGTACGGATTGCCGTTCTCGTTCTCGGCCATGTTCAGGAACAGGGGAACGACCGAGGTGGCGGAGTCCGGGACCGGGTTCGAGGTGGCTCCGTTCCCCGCTATGGCGGTGAAGTACTCGGGCATCCGGTAGGCGATGCCGTGCTCGAACATCGATCCGTTGGAGTGGCCGAACGCGAACCGTCGCCCGGGATCGGTGTCGTAGTCCCTGTCGACCACTGAGGTGAGCTGCCTGATGAACTCGAAGTCGTCAGCCTTCACGTCGAGGTTCGCGTTGGTGTAGTTCCACCGCAGCTCGAGCGGCGTGTAGGGCGGACCGGAGTACTGAGAGCACGGGACGACGACCGTGAAGCCGTAGGTGTCCGCGATCTCCCACCACCGGGTGATGTCGAAGAACAGGGTGCACGGCTGGCTCCCACCGGCGAACACGTACACGACGGGAGCGCCGCCACGGTGCTTCTTCGCCTTCTTCGGTTCGTAGACGAGGTACTGGCGCTTCCAGACCTGGCCGTCCGCCTCGGTCACCATCAGGTTCTTGACGTCGACGCCGAGCCGCCCGTAGTCGGGCCTCGTGCCCAGGACGTTGCCGAAGACCGTGGTGTTGTCGTAGCGGGTGTAGTAGGTCAGGAATCGAGAGATCCGCTTGGTGAACCGCTTGTCGTCGTAGGCGACGTCCCGCTCCAGCACAGCCACCTTCGACACCGGCTCGCTGTAGGAGGTGGGCAACCGCTCGGACCTGGCCCGTTGGTGGTACGTGTCTCCGAAGGTTCCGCGCACGGCATAGGGCCGGACGTCGTTGGCCTGCTTCCAGTAGGAGACGAGGTTCGAGACGTCGGAGTCGTCGTCGTTCACGAACCATACCGGCACAGGGACGTCGCGGTACGGTACGGACGTGAACCGTGGATCCATGCCGGTGTCGGTGAACTTCGGCGTGAAGCTGAACTCCTGGGCGCCGATCTGGTCGAGGCCGCTCAGGTCGTCGGTGTCGATGAAGACCGCGCTGATGACGTTCAGCGGATTCTTGGCGACGTAGCTCTGCAGCGCCGTGCCGCCGGTCCCGTAGCCGGCGATGTAGCTGATCCCGTGGGTGGAGTAGAAGCGCTTCGCCTCCATGACCGAGAACGCCTCGGTGATGTAGCTGGACTCGGTGGCGAGGTCACCCCACTGCCCGGTCGTCTGGTCGGGCTCGAGGACGAAGAGTCCCTCGGCGCGGTCGTCCGCGATGTCGATCCATCCGCTCCGGGTGAGGAACTCCTCGGTGTCCCACCCGTCGGGGACGCTCACCACCGTGAAGTAGCCGCGTACGGGCATCCCGTCGGGGATGTAGACCTTGCTCGTTCGCTCGACGCCCTCCACCATCACGGGTTCCTCGTAGTAGCCCGTGACGGGGAGCTCGTTGCCCAGGGTGGTGTCGATGGCCGGCGGCGTCGGTCCGGTGTACGGAATCGGGTCGAGGTCTTGAGCGGCCGCGGCGGCACCGACGGGGAGGAGTGCGAATGCGCCGAGCGTGAGCGCGAACGTCCGGAAGCTCTTCATCGAGGAGGTTCCTCTCGAGTCGTCGTGTCGGAGCACCGCTCGCCTCTCCGTAAGGTCGCAGGTCCGTCTAATGGACCAGCAGTGCCACGCTACGGATCGTAGCCTGGGCATGCGGATTCCACAAGAGTCCCGGCGCGTGGTCAGCCCGCGGCTCTGCGGAGGTCCGCGAGCAGGTCGTCACCCGACCACGCTCGCCGACCTCCCGCTTCCGCCGCCCGGACCAGGGTGACCAGCCGTGCGTTGACCGGCGCCGACCGGCCGAGTGACTCCGCCAGACGGACGACCTCGCCGTTGATCCAGTCGATCTCAGTCGTCCGGCCGGCCTCGAGGTCCTCCCACATCGACGAACGGGCGATGGGGTCGATGGCGAGGGTCGGCGCCGCGACGGCGGCGTACACACGGTCGGGCATCACCAGCAGACGCGGAATGAGTCCCGGGGGCAGCGGGGTGAGTCGCGCCAGAGAGGCTCCCGCCGCACGGAACGTCTCGTACGCCTCGCGCTGGGCGAGCGCGACGCACCGGCGGTACGCGCGCTGGGACAGCTCAGCCTTGAGCGGGATGCCGGCGAGGGCGTTGACGGCGTTGTTGAGGTTGAGGAGGAGCTTCGCGCGCAGCACGGCGCCCATGTCCTCGCGACGTCTCAGCGGGAGTCCGGCTGCGGCGAACGCTGCCTCGTACGCCGCCAGCGCCGGGTCGTCCTGCACCTCGATCGTGCCCTCGGAGCCCTGGTGGAACGCCCCGCCACCCAGGTTGACGACGTTGAACGGGACCATGCCGGCGAGCACCGTGACGCCGGGAAGCACCGCGCGGAGCGCCTCGGCGTTGGTCAGACCGTTCTGGAGGCTGACGACGACGGCATCCGGGCGCAGCACCGGCGCGAGGGTCGCGGCGACGTCGGCGGTCGCCGCGGACTTCACGGTGACGAGCACGAGTTCGGCCTGGTGCGCGGCAGCGGGTCCGTCTCCTTCGAGCACGAAACGAGCGTTCGTGCGTACGTCGACTCCGTGGTCGTCGGTGAGCCGCAGACCGCCTTCGCCGATCGCGTCGCGTACCCGCTCGCGCCCGACCAGGACGACGTCCGCTCCGGCGGCCGCCAGCCGTCCACCGACGTAGCAGCCGATGCTGCCGGCTCCGAACACGCAGATTCCAGGCACCGCCGCACGATAGCCCAGGCGGATCCGGCAACGGAGGGGTCACCTGAAAGTTGAGGGCGCACCGCGGACACGCAGGGGATCATCGAGGCACGTGGACACCCCGGGGAGGTGCCGTGTCGCTGTTCCTGTACCGCCTCGGTGGACTCATCGCTGCCAGGCGAGGCACCGTCGTCGCCACGTGGCTCCTGCTGATCGCGATCGTGCTGGGGGCGTCGGCCGCCCTCGGGGACCAGTACGACGACGCCTTCTCGGTGCCCGGCACGCAGTCCCAGGAAGGGGAGGACCTGCTGGCCGACCGGTTCGGCCAGACCGGGACGAGCGGGCAGCTCCTCGTGACAGCGACGTCGGGCAGGATCACCGATGCCGCCCCGTCCAGCGACGTGGCCGACATCGTCGAGGCGGTCGGCAAGGTGCCCGGTGTCGCCGTGAGCAATCCGCTGACCGCGGACGACCCGGTGATCTCCGAGAGCCGGACGGCGACCCTGGCCGCGATCCGGTTCGACGACAAGGTCCCGTCGGAGAGCACGCTCACCGCTGTCGAACGCGCGGCCGAGCCACCGTCGTCCGCTGTCGCGACCTCGGTCGGCGGCGATGCGTACAAGCCGGACGCCGAGCCGAGCCGCGTGCCCGAGCTGATCGGGCTGTTCATCTCGTTCGTGATCCTCGCCGTCACGTTCGGCTCGCTGCTCGCTGCCGGCATGCCCGTCATCACGTCGCTGCTCGGCGTGCTGGTCACCCTCAGTGCGGTGGTGGTGGCGTCGTGGGTGACGACGGTGTCGAGCACGGCTCCGACTCTCGCGGAGATGCTCGGACTCGCCGTCGGCATCGACTACGCGCTCTTCATCCTGTCGCGACACCGACGACACCTCGCCGAAGGACTCGACCCGACAGAGGCGATGCGGCGCGCGATGGCGACGGCAGGAAGTGCCGTGGTGTTCGCCGGCGCGACCGTCATCATCGCCCTGTCCGGGCTCGCCGTCGCCCGCATCCCGGTGCTCACCGTGATGGGAGTCGCTGCCGCGACGGCCGTCGCGATCGCGGTGGCTCTCGCCCTGACGCTGCTGCCTGCGATCGCGCTGCTGCTCGGCGAGCGGCTGCGTCCACGGCCGAAGCGCCGCCGCCGGCAGAGGGCGGCCCGGCAGGACCACGAGCATCCGGCGTTCTCCGGCCGCTGGGTCGCTGCGGCCACTCGGTTCCCCGTCCTGACGATCCTGGCGGTGCTCGTGCTGCTGATCCTCGCCGCGCGCCCCGCGAGCGAGCTGGAGCTGGCCCTTCCCGACAACAGCACCGCACCGCCGTCGTCGGCGGCGCGCGAGACGTACGACGACATCACGGACACCTTCGGGGAGGGCTACAACGCGCCGCTGTCGGTGACGGCGGACGTCATCACGAGCGCGAACCCGACGGACACCGTGAACGACCTGGCGGCCGCGATCGCGAAGGTCCCGGACGTCGTCGACATCACGCTCGCCACCCCGAACGAGGGCGGTGACACAGCACTGATCCAGGTCATCCCGGCGGCCGGGCAGACGGCACCGTCGACCAAGGCGCTGGTGGAGGAGCTGCGTGCCCTCTCGCCGGGCTGGGAGAAGCAGCTCGGCATCGGCGACATGCTGGTGACGGGCCAGACGGCGATCAACATCGACGTCTCCCAACGGCTCGCCGACGCGCTGCTGCCCTTCGCCATCATCGTCATCGGTCTCTCGCTCCTCCTCCTGATGGTCGTGTTCCGCTCGATCGCCGTCCCGCTCAAGGCCACGGTCGGCTACCTCCTCTCGGTCGGGGCTGCGCTCGGGGCGGTCGTGGTCGTGTTCCAGTGGGGCTGGCTCGGCGGCCTGGGCGAGGAGACGGGACCGGTCGTCAGCTTCATGCCGATCTTCGTGATGGGTGTGCTGTTCGGTCTGGCGATGGACTACGAGATGTTCCTGGTCAGTGCCATGCGTGAGGAGTACGTGCGCGCGGGGGATCCGCGGCGTGCCGTGACCGTCGGGTTCGTCTCCTCGGCGCGGGTGGTCACCGCGGCCGCGCTGATCATGGGCACGGTGTTCGTCGCCTTCATCCCCGGAGGCTCCTCGACGATCAAGCCGATCGCGTTCGGGCTCGCGGTGGGCGTGTTCGTCGACGCGTTCGTCGTGCGCATGACGCTCGTGCCGGCCGTGCTCGTGCTGCTGGACCGCCGTGCGTGGTGGCTCCCTGCGACGCTCGACCGCTCGATCCCCGACGTCGACGTCGAGGGGGCCGTCCTGCACCGCAAGATCGCGTTCCAGGAGTGGGAGTCCGAGCACGGGGACGTGACCGTCCTGGCCCGCGAGCTGGTCGCCCGGGAGGGAGACGTGCCGGTCGAGATCACCGCGCGACCCGGGGAGGTCCACCGGCTCGCGCTGCCGGCGACCAACGACGCCGAGGCTCTGGCGTACGTCCTGACCGGACGAAGCGTGGCGCACAGCGGGACCCTCGTCGTCGACGGCCTGCTCCTCCCCGAGCAGCGCGAGGCCGTCAACCAGTGCTCGACCGGAGTACGGGTGGGACCGGGGCGCGGGGATTTCGAGGTCGACAAGCTCCTCCGAACCCGCTCGCGGGTGGCCGCAGCGTCCCGCCGTGGACGCCGCGACTTCGTGGAACGAGCGACGGCGGCGGTCGGCACGTTGGGCGGAGCCACGGCTCGCGGAGCCTCGACCGGAGCTGTCGCCGATGCCGCGAGCGCGGTCGCAGCAGGGGTGCGTCTCGTCGTCCTCCACGGGCGGAACGGCGACTCCGGCGTGGGGGCTCATCAGGACGTGGACGCCCTCGCCGCAGCGCTCGCCGAGCAGGGAGCCACCGTCATCGTCACCGTTCCTCAGGAGATCGCGAGGCTGTCCGATGGATGACAACGCATCAGGTGCTGACGACGTACGCCGCCGTGGTCGGCGCCGCGCCGTCGTGGTGGGGGTCGTGCTTCCTTTGATCTCCGCGGCCGTGGTGATCTGGTCGGTCACCGACCGCGAGGAGCGGCTGGACACCATCCCCGTCGCCATCGTGAACAACGACACCATCATCACGGAGCCGCAGCCGATGGCCGCCGGCCGGGCGCTGACGGCGTCGCTGACCGATCCGAGCACCTCCGCGCCGAACCTCGACTGGACGCTCACCGATGCCGCCGATGCCGCGGCTGGCCTGCGTGACGGCGACTACTACGCCGTGCTGACGATCCCCGAGGACTTCTCGAGAGCGATCCTGTCCTCCGGCACCGCCAGCCCGGCGCAGG
Above is a genomic segment from Mumia sp. Pv4-285 containing:
- a CDS encoding MMPL family transporter, which translates into the protein MSLFLYRLGGLIAARRGTVVATWLLLIAIVLGASAALGDQYDDAFSVPGTQSQEGEDLLADRFGQTGTSGQLLVTATSGRITDAAPSSDVADIVEAVGKVPGVAVSNPLTADDPVISESRTATLAAIRFDDKVPSESTLTAVERAAEPPSSAVATSVGGDAYKPDAEPSRVPELIGLFISFVILAVTFGSLLAAGMPVITSLLGVLVTLSAVVVASWVTTVSSTAPTLAEMLGLAVGIDYALFILSRHRRHLAEGLDPTEAMRRAMATAGSAVVFAGATVIIALSGLAVARIPVLTVMGVAAATAVAIAVALALTLLPAIALLLGERLRPRPKRRRRQRAARQDHEHPAFSGRWVAAATRFPVLTILAVLVLLILAARPASELELALPDNSTAPPSSAARETYDDITDTFGEGYNAPLSVTADVITSANPTDTVNDLAAAIAKVPDVVDITLATPNEGGDTALIQVIPAAGQTAPSTKALVEELRALSPGWEKQLGIGDMLVTGQTAINIDVSQRLADALLPFAIIVIGLSLLLLMVVFRSIAVPLKATVGYLLSVGAALGAVVVVFQWGWLGGLGEETGPVVSFMPIFVMGVLFGLAMDYEMFLVSAMREEYVRAGDPRRAVTVGFVSSARVVTAAALIMGTVFVAFIPGGSSTIKPIAFGLAVGVFVDAFVVRMTLVPAVLVLLDRRAWWLPATLDRSIPDVDVEGAVLHRKIAFQEWESEHGDVTVLARELVAREGDVPVEITARPGEVHRLALPATNDAEALAYVLTGRSVAHSGTLVVDGLLLPEQREAVNQCSTGVRVGPGRGDFEVDKLLRTRSRVAAASRRGRRDFVERATAAVGTLGGATARGASTGAVADAASAVAAGVRLVVLHGRNGDSGVGAHQDVDALAAALAEQGATVIVTVPQEIARLSDG
- a CDS encoding alpha/beta hydrolase family esterase, which codes for MKSFRTFALTLGAFALLPVGAAAAAQDLDPIPYTGPTPPAIDTTLGNELPVTGYYEEPVMVEGVERTSKVYIPDGMPVRGYFTVVSVPDGWDTEEFLTRSGWIDIADDRAEGLFVLEPDQTTGQWGDLATESSYITEAFSVMEAKRFYSTHGISYIAGYGTGGTALQSYVAKNPLNVISAVFIDTDDLSGLDQIGAQEFSFTPKFTDTGMDPRFTSVPYRDVPVPVWFVNDDDSDVSNLVSYWKQANDVRPYAVRGTFGDTYHQRARSERLPTSYSEPVSKVAVLERDVAYDDKRFTKRISRFLTYYTRYDNTTVFGNVLGTRPDYGRLGVDVKNLMVTEADGQVWKRQYLVYEPKKAKKHRGGAPVVYVFAGGSQPCTLFFDITRWWEIADTYGFTVVVPCSQYSGPPYTPLELRWNYTNANLDVKADDFEFIRQLTSVVDRDYDTDPGRRFAFGHSNGSMFEHGIAYRMPEYFTAIAGNGATSNPVPDSATSVVPLFLNMAENENGNPYLSNPGNLRDLVSYWLERNDVGLVDEPDSTQTGVGMLERTTLQRWNNDQGIPLYMYGITAARNHNVSVDTAWTAWEGWFSRWDKDRAGRLSYDGTRVLAQTSPLVQMHMPSALNLRTTAGRVDVILTADIGDLAAWRVSDVRLQGAAAVSVRCSGHGRTLVATFKKSDLSTLPAGKAVTVSATGRLERGGQTNPFTATTTLRVVR
- a CDS encoding 2-dehydropantoate 2-reductase codes for the protein MPGICVFGAGSIGCYVGGRLAAAGADVVLVGRERVRDAIGEGGLRLTDDHGVDVRTNARFVLEGDGPAAAHQAELVLVTVKSAATADVAATLAPVLRPDAVVVSLQNGLTNAEALRAVLPGVTVLAGMVPFNVVNLGGGAFHQGSEGTIEVQDDPALAAYEAAFAAAGLPLRRREDMGAVLRAKLLLNLNNAVNALAGIPLKAELSQRAYRRCVALAQREAYETFRAAGASLARLTPLPPGLIPRLLVMPDRVYAAVAAPTLAIDPIARSSMWEDLEAGRTTEIDWINGEVVRLAESLGRSAPVNARLVTLVRAAEAGGRRAWSGDDLLADLRRAAG